The following proteins are encoded in a genomic region of Actinomadura sp. NAK00032:
- a CDS encoding phosphatidate cytidylyltransferase, giving the protein MERDDAGEPVGFPDEPEAHMAGPPPGEALDSSSKEVVPPEEAPLADVPSAGATAAAPSEASPETLADTSPEAPAGISSGTPSGTPGGKRESRTGRNLPLAIGVGAGLGSLVLLSLYTVKEIFLGVMVVFLFLGMRELTEALKSRDIRVPFIPVATGMVGTPVVAYVWGPTAAVAAVSLTVLALLMTRMTEGADGYVRDVAAGSLVAGYLVLMGGIVALLMRPDDGDHRIVIFIATTVASDIGGYFAGSFLGKHKMAPTISPKKTWEGVTGSAIACMAVGGWLVWWLLDGGQVWQGVLIGLAAVVTATAGDLVESMIKRDLGIKDMGTLLPGHGGVMDRLDSLVATAPVVWLLLELFLPS; this is encoded by the coding sequence ATGGAACGCGACGACGCCGGGGAGCCCGTCGGCTTCCCGGACGAGCCGGAGGCCCACATGGCCGGCCCACCCCCCGGAGAAGCTCTGGACTCGTCCTCTAAGGAGGTCGTACCCCCAGAGGAGGCCCCCCTCGCGGACGTTCCGTCCGCCGGCGCCACCGCTGCGGCGCCTTCTGAGGCGTCCCCCGAGACGCTCGCCGACACATCCCCCGAGGCGCCCGCTGGGATCTCCTCTGGGACGCCCTCCGGGACGCCTGGAGGCAAGCGGGAGAGCAGGACGGGCCGCAACCTGCCACTTGCCATCGGCGTGGGCGCCGGGCTGGGCTCACTCGTCCTGCTGTCGCTCTACACCGTCAAGGAGATCTTCCTTGGCGTGATGGTGGTGTTCCTCTTCCTCGGCATGCGGGAGCTGACCGAGGCGCTCAAGAGCCGCGACATCCGCGTCCCGTTCATCCCGGTCGCCACCGGAATGGTCGGTACTCCGGTCGTCGCGTACGTGTGGGGCCCCACGGCCGCCGTGGCGGCCGTGTCCCTCACGGTGCTGGCCCTGTTGATGACGCGGATGACCGAAGGCGCCGATGGGTACGTGCGCGACGTCGCCGCGGGGTCGCTCGTGGCGGGCTACCTGGTGCTGATGGGCGGCATCGTCGCGCTGCTCATGCGGCCGGACGACGGCGACCACCGCATCGTCATCTTCATCGCCACGACCGTCGCCAGCGATATCGGCGGCTACTTCGCCGGGTCCTTCCTGGGCAAGCACAAGATGGCCCCCACGATCAGCCCCAAGAAGACCTGGGAGGGCGTCACCGGTTCGGCGATCGCCTGCATGGCCGTCGGCGGTTGGCTGGTCTGGTGGCTGCTGGACGGCGGTCAGGTCTGGCAGGGCGTGCTCATCGGGCTCGCCGCCGTGGTCACCGCGACCGCAGGCGACCTCGTCGAATCGATGATCAAGCGGGATCTCGGCATCAAGGACATGGGAACGCTCCTTCCCGGCCACGGCGGGGTGATGGACCGCCTCGACTCGCTGGTCGCGACGGCCCCGGTCGTGTGGCTTCTCCTGGAGTTGTTCCTGCCGAGCTAG
- a CDS encoding suppressor of fused domain protein has product MSVLRRGGVSSRGSAAKVVHAAASPYGSRRLVIETDGDVTAAYLKDARDSVVGATWVANHRKAPPELDQSRLDTGDPPLLPESHVRHPSGRKALDGEALEVVWFEEGDGVAVLEAGDPLIVIPGWSDMGRGIPGYARDAAHQSPFAFPLDEEIENFGPRIEQARDHWKRCRADGSWAEFQQSVLGHLLQRLGPSGHYWHDVGRQLAGGRTAVSPTVGVSERPARSNREFTVLSTVGMSRQRMPTVELYEDDVAPYGRIELAVASTLPSQKAGSIFPWLAQYPWRSVTWFAPGDVVKWYHEARTFPLSSGESSWEGVLLLDDPTRLAGPEAPAMTGLTLGGDAVRWLWLVPITGEDHRYAKSEGSDALIRRLAQQGRSWVIS; this is encoded by the coding sequence ATGTCGGTTTTGCGTAGGGGCGGTGTCTCGTCCCGTGGTTCCGCGGCCAAGGTCGTCCACGCCGCGGCGAGCCCGTACGGCAGTCGGCGGCTCGTCATCGAGACCGACGGCGACGTCACCGCGGCCTATCTGAAGGACGCGCGCGACTCTGTGGTCGGGGCGACCTGGGTCGCGAACCACCGCAAGGCCCCACCGGAACTGGACCAGTCCCGCTTGGACACGGGAGACCCTCCTCTCCTGCCGGAATCCCACGTGCGCCATCCGTCCGGCCGCAAAGCGCTGGACGGCGAGGCCCTGGAGGTCGTGTGGTTCGAGGAGGGCGACGGTGTCGCCGTGCTGGAGGCGGGCGACCCGTTGATCGTGATCCCCGGATGGTCGGACATGGGACGCGGCATCCCCGGGTACGCGCGCGACGCGGCGCACCAGAGCCCCTTCGCCTTCCCCCTGGACGAGGAGATCGAGAACTTCGGGCCGCGCATCGAGCAGGCGCGTGACCATTGGAAGCGGTGCCGCGCCGACGGATCCTGGGCGGAGTTCCAGCAGTCGGTGCTCGGCCACTTGCTGCAACGGCTCGGCCCAAGTGGCCACTACTGGCACGACGTAGGACGGCAACTGGCGGGCGGCAGGACGGCGGTCTCCCCGACCGTGGGCGTTTCTGAGCGTCCGGCACGCAGCAACCGCGAATTCACCGTCCTGAGCACGGTCGGCATGAGCCGCCAGCGCATGCCCACGGTCGAGCTGTATGAAGACGACGTCGCCCCGTATGGACGTATTGAACTGGCCGTTGCCAGCACACTGCCCAGCCAGAAGGCCGGCAGCATCTTCCCCTGGCTGGCGCAGTACCCGTGGCGGTCGGTGACCTGGTTCGCTCCAGGGGACGTCGTCAAGTGGTACCACGAGGCCCGTACGTTCCCGCTGAGCAGCGGCGAGTCGTCCTGGGAGGGCGTCCTGCTCCTGGACGACCCGACCCGTCTGGCGGGCCCTGAAGCCCCCGCGATGACCGGGCTCACGCTGGGCGGCGACGCCGTCCGGTGGCTGTGGCTGGTGCCCATCACCGGTGAGGACCACCGCTACGCGAAGAGCGAAGGCTCGGACGCGCTCATACGGCGCCTTGCGCAGCAGGGCCGTTCCTGGGTCATCTCCTAG
- the rlmN gene encoding 23S rRNA (adenine(2503)-C(2))-methyltransferase RlmN yields the protein MSTTQPATTGAAPKKTPAKLVFAAPRRGKPPRHLADLTTAERREAVAELGEKPFRADQLSRHYFARLVDDPAEMTDLPAAVRERLVSELLPSLLSPVRELDCDGGTTLKTVWKAFDGVLFESVLMRYPDRATMCVSSQAGCGMNCPFCATGQAGLTRNLSTAEIVEQVAAGARALARGRIPGGPGRVSNIVFMGMGEPLANYKAVIGAVRRITDPAPAGLGISQRSVTVSTVGLVPAIEKLAAEDMSVRLAVSLHAPDDELRDDLVPINNRWKVSEVLDAAWAYADRSGRRVSIEYALIKDVNDQAWRADLLGRLLRGNLVHVNLIPLNPTPGSKWTASRPEDEREFVRRLEAHGVPVTVRDTRGREIDGACGQLAASTRD from the coding sequence ATGTCTACGACCCAGCCCGCCACGACCGGTGCCGCGCCCAAGAAGACCCCGGCGAAGCTCGTCTTCGCCGCGCCCAGGCGCGGCAAGCCGCCGAGGCACCTCGCCGACCTCACCACCGCGGAGCGCCGCGAGGCGGTCGCCGAGCTGGGGGAGAAGCCGTTCCGGGCGGACCAGCTGTCACGGCACTACTTCGCCCGCCTGGTGGACGACCCCGCCGAGATGACGGATCTGCCGGCCGCCGTCCGCGAACGCCTGGTCTCCGAACTCCTGCCCTCGCTGCTGAGCCCCGTCCGCGAACTGGACTGCGACGGTGGGACGACCCTCAAGACGGTCTGGAAGGCCTTCGACGGCGTTCTGTTCGAGTCGGTGCTGATGCGCTATCCGGACCGGGCCACGATGTGCGTCTCGTCCCAGGCGGGGTGCGGCATGAACTGCCCCTTCTGTGCGACCGGCCAGGCCGGGCTGACACGCAACCTCTCCACCGCCGAGATAGTCGAACAGGTCGCCGCCGGCGCGCGCGCACTCGCGCGCGGGCGCATCCCAGGCGGGCCCGGTCGGGTCTCCAACATCGTCTTCATGGGCATGGGCGAGCCCCTGGCCAACTACAAGGCGGTCATCGGCGCCGTACGCCGCATCACAGATCCGGCACCCGCGGGCCTGGGCATCTCCCAGCGCTCGGTGACCGTCTCCACCGTCGGGCTCGTCCCGGCGATCGAGAAGCTCGCCGCCGAGGACATGTCCGTCCGGCTGGCGGTGTCCTTGCACGCCCCTGACGACGAGCTACGGGACGACCTCGTTCCCATCAACAACCGCTGGAAGGTGTCCGAGGTGCTGGACGCGGCATGGGCCTATGCCGACCGCAGCGGGCGCCGGGTGTCGATCGAGTACGCCCTCATCAAGGACGTCAACGACCAGGCATGGCGGGCCGACCTTCTCGGCAGGCTCTTGCGCGGGAATCTCGTTCACGTCAATCTGATCCCGTTGAATCCGACGCCGGGTTCCAAGTGGACCGCCTCCCGGCCCGAGGACGAGCGCGAGTTCGTCCGCCGCCTGGAGGCCCACGGGGTCCCGGTCACGGTGCGCGACACTCGGGGCAGGGAGATCGACGGGGCCTGCGGCCAGCTCGCCGCGTCGACCAGGGACTGA
- a CDS encoding DivIVA domain-containing protein: MRTSARLPVVLRGYDRHQVDTLLRRVAQALNGGPPISVDEVRESRFDVVLRGYDNRAVDELLRECIRELQTRVPIVERPGRSRARPAWLINWIQSARFAGAGLRTGYDVRDVDAFLDRVVAGLRGSAPPVTARDVRECAFRVVRLGPGYDEQDVDRFLVQLASALER, encoded by the coding sequence GTGAGGACGAGCGCGCGATTGCCGGTGGTCCTGCGCGGCTATGACCGGCACCAGGTCGACACCCTGCTGCGACGGGTCGCGCAGGCGCTGAACGGCGGCCCCCCGATCTCGGTGGACGAGGTGCGTGAGAGCCGCTTCGACGTCGTCCTGCGCGGCTACGACAACCGCGCCGTGGACGAACTGCTGCGCGAATGCATCAGGGAGCTCCAGACCCGGGTCCCGATCGTGGAACGCCCTGGGCGCTCGCGCGCCCGGCCCGCCTGGCTGATCAACTGGATCCAGAGCGCCCGGTTCGCCGGCGCCGGCCTGCGCACCGGCTACGACGTCCGGGACGTGGACGCGTTCCTGGACCGCGTCGTCGCCGGCCTGCGCGGGTCCGCCCCGCCGGTGACCGCCCGCGATGTACGGGAATGCGCCTTCCGTGTCGTCCGCCTGGGGCCCGGTTACGATGAGCAGGACGTCGACCGCTTCCTGGTGCAGCTCGCCTCCGCCCTGGAGCGCTGA
- a CDS encoding DUF1963 domain-containing protein — protein sequence MDDLIAHFRRLRLLLEAFLSPEITAVLLPLAKPALRLGAGDGVPVHLGGAPLLPPGETWPEWNGRPLDFLGAIDFAGLAGFGKIPGLPKTGTTAFYYTTEIPRPWGNEPAHRDGWRVFTGTLREATPPAKTTTPPKTTLSATPFLSLPSPQEPAVQRLETIYSGVLPVYVQLHAAWTRHTWPDDTPAHQLGGWPALVQRPLGPDCLYASTGRTLTSLQSPALTPDEQRTVEEWQLLLQLDSDPRLGWYWGDPGRIYFCNRQNTPLEESWLTLQAA from the coding sequence ATGGACGATCTCATCGCGCATTTCCGCCGGCTCCGCCTCCTGCTCGAAGCGTTCCTGTCACCGGAGATCACGGCCGTCCTGCTGCCGCTGGCCAAGCCGGCGCTGCGACTGGGTGCCGGTGACGGCGTCCCCGTCCACCTCGGCGGCGCACCGCTTCTCCCGCCGGGGGAGACGTGGCCGGAGTGGAACGGCCGCCCGCTCGACTTCCTCGGCGCGATCGACTTCGCCGGACTCGCCGGCTTCGGCAAGATCCCCGGCCTGCCCAAGACCGGCACGACCGCCTTCTACTACACCACCGAGATCCCGCGGCCCTGGGGCAACGAGCCCGCGCACCGGGACGGCTGGCGCGTCTTCACCGGCACCCTCCGAGAAGCGACGCCACCGGCCAAGACGACCACGCCCCCCAAGACCACCCTGAGCGCCACCCCGTTCCTCTCCCTGCCCTCACCTCAGGAGCCCGCCGTCCAACGCCTGGAGACCATTTACAGCGGGGTGCTGCCCGTGTACGTACAACTCCACGCCGCGTGGACGCGACACACCTGGCCGGACGACACGCCTGCACACCAACTCGGCGGATGGCCCGCCCTCGTCCAACGCCCGCTGGGCCCCGACTGTCTGTACGCCTCGACGGGCCGCACCCTGACGTCCCTCCAGTCCCCGGCACTCACCCCCGATGAGCAGCGCACCGTAGAGGAGTGGCAACTCCTGCTCCAACTCGACTCCGACCCCCGCCTCGGCTGGTACTGGGGCGACCCAGGCCGCATCTACTTCTGCAACCGTCAGAACACCCCCTTGGAGGAATCCTGGCTAACCCTCCAAGCCGCCTGA
- a CDS encoding ATP-binding cassette domain-containing protein, whose translation MRLENVAFRYRRRDPWVLRDVTLALSPGSVTEVTGHNGAGKSTLLRVIAGLRRPRAGAVKERPARVGYAPERFPVDQPFSVRGYLGHMAAIRRVPEDTVTAWSKRLRFDHLLDVRLSELSKGSAQKIGLAQALMGDPKLLVLDEPFAGLDAVTRDELPALISELAAGGTTVVVSDHQRCIESLPGIDRLRVADALVTHLAGETAAWTLLEVEVPGDEADTVETKLRADGYRVRRPER comes from the coding sequence ATGCGGCTGGAGAACGTCGCCTTCCGGTACCGGCGGAGGGATCCCTGGGTGCTCAGGGACGTCACCCTGGCCCTCTCCCCGGGGAGCGTCACCGAGGTGACGGGCCACAACGGTGCCGGGAAATCCACGCTGCTCCGGGTGATCGCCGGACTGCGGAGGCCGCGTGCGGGCGCCGTCAAGGAGCGGCCGGCGCGAGTCGGGTACGCGCCCGAACGCTTCCCCGTGGACCAGCCGTTCAGTGTGCGCGGGTACCTGGGGCACATGGCCGCCATCCGCCGGGTGCCGGAGGACACGGTCACCGCGTGGTCGAAACGGCTCCGCTTCGATCACCTCCTCGATGTGCGGCTCTCCGAACTGTCGAAGGGCAGCGCCCAGAAGATCGGGCTCGCCCAAGCCCTCATGGGCGACCCGAAACTCCTGGTCTTGGACGAGCCGTTCGCGGGCCTGGACGCGGTCACCCGTGATGAACTCCCCGCGCTGATCTCCGAACTCGCAGCCGGCGGCACCACCGTGGTCGTCAGCGACCACCAGCGCTGTATCGAGTCCCTGCCGGGCATCGACAGGCTGCGGGTCGCCGACGCATTGGTGACCCACCTCGCCGGCGAGACCGCCGCCTGGACGCTCCTCGAGGTCGAGGTGCCCGGCGACGAGGCCGACACCGTGGAGACCAAGCTGCGGGCGGACGGCTACCGGGTGCGGAGGCCCGAGCGGTGA
- a CDS encoding HIT family protein, which yields MGGCVFCEIVKGERAAHVVLDEPDVMAFLDARPLFKGHTLLVPRTHYETLTDLPGEFLGPFFGYAQRLAGAMESVLGAAGSFVAMNNRVSQSVPHLHVHVVPRNRKDGLRGFFWPRQKYASDEEAAEYAERLAGGLSSG from the coding sequence ATGGGCGGGTGTGTGTTCTGCGAGATCGTCAAAGGGGAGCGGGCGGCGCATGTGGTGCTGGACGAGCCCGATGTGATGGCGTTTCTCGATGCGCGGCCCCTGTTCAAGGGACATACGCTGCTGGTTCCGCGGACGCACTATGAGACGCTCACCGATCTGCCCGGGGAGTTCCTCGGGCCGTTCTTCGGGTACGCGCAGCGGCTCGCGGGGGCGATGGAGTCGGTGCTCGGGGCGGCGGGGTCGTTCGTGGCGATGAACAACCGGGTCAGCCAGAGCGTGCCGCACCTGCACGTCCATGTGGTCCCGCGCAACCGCAAGGACGGGTTGCGCGGGTTCTTCTGGCCGCGGCAGAAGTACGCGTCGGACGAGGAGGCGGCCGAGTACGCCGAGCGCCTGGCCGGGGGGCTCAGCTCAGGTTGA
- a CDS encoding DUF1778 domain-containing protein: protein MPEPVRQDLPATERIAFPTSADQYLVIRKAAELIGWTVTDYVLSAALDRAERDLYEHAAAQEAPPEPEMAAPCTAVLTALAAPAVNLS, encoded by the coding sequence ATGCCCGAGCCGGTCCGCCAGGACCTTCCCGCCACCGAGCGCATCGCCTTCCCGACCTCCGCCGACCAGTACCTCGTGATCCGCAAGGCGGCCGAGCTGATCGGCTGGACGGTCACCGACTACGTCCTGTCCGCGGCCCTGGACCGGGCCGAACGCGACCTCTACGAACACGCGGCCGCCCAGGAGGCGCCGCCCGAGCCGGAAATGGCCGCCCCCTGCACCGCCGTCCTGACGGCCCTGGCCGCGCCCGCGGTCAACCTGAGCTGA
- a CDS encoding Lrp/AsnC family transcriptional regulator, whose product MERAARVQLDETAKHIIEQLQQDGRRSYAAIGKAVGLSEAAVRQRVQKLLDTGVMQIVGVTDPLMLGFSRQMMIGVKCEGDLEKIADELADLPEIDYVVITAGSFDILVELVCEDDERLLELLGRIRAVPGVVSTESFVYLKLRKQTYSWGTR is encoded by the coding sequence ATGGAACGCGCAGCACGCGTCCAGCTCGACGAGACCGCGAAGCACATCATCGAGCAGCTCCAGCAGGACGGCCGCCGCTCCTACGCCGCCATCGGCAAGGCCGTCGGCCTCTCCGAGGCCGCCGTCCGCCAGCGCGTCCAGAAGCTCCTGGACACCGGCGTCATGCAGATCGTCGGCGTGACCGACCCGCTCATGCTCGGCTTCTCCCGGCAGATGATGATCGGCGTCAAGTGCGAGGGCGACCTGGAGAAGATCGCCGACGAGCTCGCCGACCTCCCCGAGATCGACTACGTCGTCATCACCGCCGGCTCGTTCGACATCCTCGTCGAACTCGTCTGCGAGGACGACGAGCGCCTCCTGGAGCTCCTCGGGCGCATCCGCGCCGTCCCCGGCGTCGTCTCCACGGAGAGCTTCGTCTACCTGAAACTCCGCAAGCAGACCTACTCCTGGGGAACGCGCTGA
- a CDS encoding gamma-aminobutyraldehyde dehydrogenase, with translation MRGERLRNFIGGEYVDAKDGRTLEVADPSTGEVYAEAPVSGAADVDAAFRAAAGAFPAWRDATPAERSLAMLRFADAVEARAQDLVEAEVRDTGKPVQLTLDEEMPPMVDNLRFFAGASRVLEGKATGEYMADHTSSVRREPIGVCAQVTPWNYPMMMAVWKFGPALSAGNTVVLKPSETTPASTLMLAEIAAEFLPPGVFNVICGDRDTGRALVEHPTPQMVSITGSVRAGMEVAAAAARDLKRVHLELGGKAPVVVFDDADVEAAATGIAEAGYFNAGQDCTAATRVLVAERLRGAFTEALVEAAKGTVVGPPSDTDAYYGPVNSENQLARVQGFIDRAPSHAEVLAGGERVGDRGYFFAPTVVGGLKQDDEMVQDEVFGPVITVQGFSDEQQAVAWANGVKYGLAASVWTRDHGRAMRMTKALDFGAVWVNTHIPFVSEMPHGGFKHSGYGKDMSMYGIEDYTRVKHVMHYIGG, from the coding sequence ATGCGCGGCGAGCGGCTGCGCAACTTTATCGGCGGCGAGTACGTGGACGCCAAGGACGGGCGGACGCTGGAGGTGGCCGATCCGAGCACCGGCGAGGTGTACGCGGAGGCCCCGGTGTCCGGCGCCGCGGACGTCGACGCCGCGTTCCGCGCGGCGGCCGGCGCGTTCCCCGCCTGGCGCGACGCCACGCCGGCGGAGCGGAGCCTGGCGATGCTCCGGTTCGCGGACGCCGTCGAGGCGCGCGCGCAGGACCTCGTCGAGGCGGAGGTCCGCGACACGGGCAAGCCCGTCCAGCTGACCCTGGACGAGGAGATGCCGCCGATGGTGGACAACCTCCGCTTCTTCGCGGGGGCGTCGCGGGTCCTGGAGGGCAAGGCGACCGGCGAGTACATGGCGGACCACACCTCCTCGGTCCGCCGCGAGCCGATCGGGGTGTGCGCGCAGGTCACGCCGTGGAACTACCCGATGATGATGGCGGTCTGGAAGTTCGGCCCGGCGCTGTCGGCGGGCAACACGGTGGTGCTGAAGCCGTCCGAGACGACGCCGGCGAGCACGCTGATGCTGGCGGAGATCGCGGCCGAGTTCCTGCCGCCGGGCGTGTTCAACGTGATCTGCGGCGACCGCGACACCGGCCGCGCCCTGGTGGAGCACCCGACGCCGCAGATGGTGTCCATCACCGGCAGCGTCCGGGCCGGGATGGAGGTCGCCGCGGCGGCGGCCAGGGACCTCAAGCGCGTCCACCTGGAGCTGGGCGGCAAGGCGCCGGTGGTGGTGTTCGACGACGCCGACGTCGAGGCCGCCGCGACCGGCATCGCCGAGGCCGGGTACTTCAACGCCGGGCAGGACTGCACCGCCGCCACGCGGGTGCTCGTCGCCGAGCGGCTGCGGGGCGCGTTCACCGAGGCGCTCGTCGAGGCCGCCAAGGGCACGGTGGTGGGGCCGCCGAGCGACACCGACGCCTACTACGGGCCGGTCAACAGCGAGAACCAGCTGGCCCGGGTGCAGGGGTTCATCGACCGGGCGCCGAGCCACGCGGAGGTCCTGGCCGGCGGTGAGCGCGTCGGCGACCGCGGCTACTTCTTCGCGCCGACCGTCGTCGGCGGCCTGAAGCAGGACGACGAGATGGTGCAGGACGAGGTGTTCGGCCCGGTCATCACCGTGCAGGGCTTCTCGGACGAGCAGCAGGCCGTCGCGTGGGCGAACGGCGTCAAGTACGGCCTCGCCGCGAGCGTGTGGACGCGGGACCACGGCCGCGCCATGCGCATGACCAAGGCCCTCGACTTCGGCGCCGTGTGGGTCAACACCCACATCCCGTTCGTGTCGGAGATGCCGCATGGCGGCTTCAAGCACTCCGGCTACGGCAAGGACATGTCGATGTACGGCATCGAGGACTACACCCGCGTCAAGCACGTCATGCACTACATCGGCGGCTGA
- a CDS encoding ABC transporter ATP-binding protein: MTETQQAPAREDPGRTVPAIELAGVRKAYHAHGETVAAVRGVDLEIAQGEFFSLLGPSGCGKTTTMRMIAGFEEPTAGRVHLLGRDVTGVPPNRRDVNMVFQSYALFPHMSVFENVAFGLRRRGVPKAEITERVGDMLGIVDLAGRERRRPAELSGGQQQRVALARALVNRPRALLLDEPLGALDLKLRQAMQVELKRIQREVGITFVYVTHDQGEALTMSDRIAVMNDGLIEQLGTPREIYEHPASRFVAGFIGTSNLLGGEVAETGPGTAVISYGADGRIEVPVRDGLAVAAGERLELTVRPEKIGIGPDRPADGLCGVRGTVTEVVYLGTSTNYNITTAAGADVVVFLQNAASADDIAVRGDAVWLSWDPRHSYAIGAPQ, translated from the coding sequence ATGACCGAGACCCAGCAGGCCCCGGCGCGCGAAGACCCGGGGCGCACCGTCCCCGCCATCGAGCTCGCGGGGGTGCGGAAGGCGTACCACGCCCACGGCGAGACCGTGGCCGCGGTCCGCGGCGTGGACCTGGAGATCGCGCAGGGCGAGTTCTTCTCGCTGCTCGGCCCGTCCGGCTGCGGCAAGACGACGACCATGCGCATGATCGCCGGCTTCGAGGAGCCGACGGCGGGCCGGGTGCACCTGCTCGGCCGGGACGTCACCGGCGTGCCGCCCAACCGGCGCGACGTGAACATGGTGTTCCAGTCGTACGCGCTGTTCCCGCACATGAGCGTCTTCGAGAACGTCGCGTTCGGGCTGCGCCGGCGCGGCGTCCCGAAGGCCGAGATCACCGAGCGGGTCGGCGACATGCTGGGCATCGTCGACCTGGCCGGACGGGAGAGGCGCCGTCCGGCCGAGCTGTCCGGCGGCCAGCAGCAGCGGGTCGCGCTGGCCCGCGCGCTGGTGAACCGGCCGCGCGCCCTGCTGCTGGACGAGCCGCTCGGCGCGCTCGACCTGAAGCTGCGGCAGGCGATGCAGGTCGAGCTGAAGCGGATCCAGCGGGAGGTCGGCATCACGTTCGTGTACGTGACGCACGACCAGGGCGAGGCGCTGACCATGTCGGACCGCATCGCCGTCATGAACGACGGGCTGATCGAGCAGCTCGGCACGCCGCGGGAGATCTACGAGCATCCCGCGTCGCGGTTCGTGGCCGGGTTCATCGGGACGTCCAACCTGCTCGGCGGGGAGGTCGCCGAGACCGGGCCGGGCACCGCGGTGATCTCCTACGGCGCGGACGGCCGCATCGAGGTCCCGGTGCGGGACGGGCTGGCGGTCGCGGCGGGGGAGCGGCTGGAGCTGACCGTCCGGCCCGAGAAGATCGGCATCGGGCCGGACCGGCCGGCGGACGGCCTGTGCGGCGTCCGCGGCACCGTGACCGAGGTCGTGTACCTCGGGACGTCGACGAACTACAACATCACCACCGCCGCCGGAGCCGACGTCGTCGTCTTCCTGCAGAACGCCGCGTCCGCCGACGACATCGCCGTCCGCGGCGACGCCGTCTGGCTGTCGTGGGACCCGCGCCACTCTTACGCCATAGGAGCCCCCCAGTGA
- a CDS encoding spermidine/putrescine ABC transporter substrate-binding protein: MSNFDPAFLRGLTRPRLARAGFARRDVLRMMGAAGAGLALSACGVQGQGGKEKVSRTDVQEFWAGKAEKGSLNWANWPGYMQDDRATIKAFEKETGIKVTYKEVIQEMGPWFGKIQAPLSAGQSIGFDLMVMTNGIQLEQCRQLGYLAPLDLAKLPNFQKNAGESFKNPSYDPGNAHTIPYESGVTGIAYNTKYVDEEITSIAQLFDARYKGKVGMMADSQELGNFGMFLLGVDPEKSTKADWEKAAAKLREQRDKGIVRKYYSQDYVDAVSKGDVWMTMAWSGDVYSLTSPDVKFVVPGEGGTIWTDNLCIPKTAENPVDALTLMDWLYVPENNVPLTEFINYMPPIPSTQELLKQKAAAASGDDKKDLTRLSTSPLIFPTQADLAKLRHYRRLTQAEEAEYQKIFEPIAKGS, translated from the coding sequence GTGAGCAACTTCGATCCCGCCTTCCTGCGCGGACTCACGCGGCCGCGCCTGGCACGTGCCGGCTTCGCCCGGCGGGACGTCCTGCGGATGATGGGCGCGGCCGGTGCGGGCCTCGCGCTGTCCGCGTGCGGCGTGCAGGGCCAGGGCGGCAAGGAGAAGGTCAGCCGGACCGACGTGCAGGAGTTCTGGGCGGGCAAGGCCGAGAAGGGCAGCCTCAACTGGGCGAACTGGCCGGGCTACATGCAGGACGACCGGGCGACGATCAAGGCGTTCGAGAAGGAGACGGGCATCAAGGTGACCTACAAGGAGGTCATCCAGGAGATGGGCCCGTGGTTCGGCAAGATCCAGGCGCCGCTGTCGGCGGGCCAGTCCATCGGGTTCGACCTGATGGTGATGACGAACGGCATCCAGCTGGAGCAGTGCCGCCAGCTCGGCTACCTGGCGCCGCTCGACCTGGCGAAGCTGCCGAACTTCCAGAAGAACGCGGGGGAGTCGTTCAAGAACCCGTCGTACGACCCCGGCAACGCGCACACGATCCCGTACGAGTCGGGCGTCACCGGCATCGCGTACAACACCAAGTACGTCGACGAGGAGATCACGAGCATCGCCCAGCTCTTCGACGCCAGGTACAAGGGCAAGGTCGGCATGATGGCCGACTCGCAGGAGCTCGGGAACTTCGGGATGTTCCTGCTCGGCGTCGACCCGGAGAAGTCGACGAAGGCCGACTGGGAGAAGGCCGCCGCGAAGCTGCGCGAGCAGCGCGACAAGGGCATCGTCCGCAAGTACTACAGCCAGGACTATGTGGACGCCGTCAGCAAGGGCGACGTGTGGATGACGATGGCGTGGTCCGGTGACGTCTACAGCCTCACCAGCCCGGACGTGAAGTTCGTGGTGCCCGGGGAGGGCGGCACGATCTGGACCGACAACCTGTGCATCCCGAAGACCGCCGAGAACCCGGTGGACGCGCTGACGCTCATGGACTGGCTGTACGTCCCGGAGAACAACGTCCCGCTGACCGAGTTCATCAACTACATGCCGCCGATCCCGTCCACCCAGGAGCTGCTGAAGCAGAAGGCGGCCGCTGCCTCGGGCGACGACAAGAAGGACCTGACCCGGCTCAGCACCAGCCCGCTGATCTTCCCGACGCAGGCCGACCTGGCGAAGCTGCGGCACTACCGGCGGCTCACCCAGGCCGAGGAGGCCGAGTACCAGAAGATCTTCGAGCCCATCGCCAAGGGGTCGTGA